The following proteins are encoded in a genomic region of Verrucomicrobiales bacterium:
- a CDS encoding exosortase system-associated protein, TIGR04073 family gives MTKTLFKLSALVAVASLCGVGCAGPEQKLGRGIRNATEFARLGEMQRSIEQTTLWDGPQSAYTTGVVRGFNRSLARTAYGAWEIATFPFPSYEAKFTPKGYIAPDNSIGSTRYPYGGMKLSENPAYPTSLKPGMPTDPIMDASSDLGFNGGIIGRSIPGSRFRVFEGN, from the coding sequence ATGACCAAAACGCTTTTCAAACTGTCAGCTCTCGTGGCTGTGGCCTCCCTGTGCGGCGTGGGCTGCGCGGGCCCGGAACAGAAACTCGGCCGTGGCATTCGTAACGCCACGGAATTCGCTCGCCTCGGCGAGATGCAACGCTCGATCGAGCAGACCACCTTGTGGGATGGCCCGCAGAGTGCCTACACCACCGGCGTGGTGCGCGGCTTTAACCGCAGCTTGGCGCGCACTGCCTACGGCGCCTGGGAAATCGCGACCTTCCCGTTCCCCTCGTACGAAGCCAAATTTACCCCCAAGGGCTACATTGCGCCGGATAACTCCATCGGGTCCACCCGCTATCCCTACGGTGGCATGAAACTGAGCGAGAATCCGGCCTATCCTACCAGCTTGAAGCCGGGCATGCCCACCGATCCGATCATGGACGCGAGCAGCGACCTGGGTTTCAACGGTGGAATCATCGGGCGCTCCATCCCTGGCAGCCGGTTCCGGGTGTTCGAAGGAAACTAA
- the lepB gene encoding signal peptidase I: MDTDPKPQQQWQGLKRFLVGGNIKRTLARVALLIATVVITYRYFLMPFVVSGDSMLPSYLDGDVHIAYRRAYRQSPPQRGDVVLIDIAGGKQFLVKRIVGLPGERFAIKQGVVHIDGQPLEEPYVKSHNRTWNRPEIILRPDEYFFIGDNRSMDMPLHTADTIRIERITGKVIY, encoded by the coding sequence ATGGATACCGACCCGAAACCTCAGCAACAGTGGCAAGGTCTCAAACGCTTTCTTGTGGGAGGCAACATCAAACGCACACTGGCGCGGGTCGCGCTCTTGATCGCCACGGTGGTGATCACGTATCGCTATTTCCTTATGCCCTTCGTGGTCTCAGGTGACAGCATGCTCCCGAGCTATCTGGACGGCGATGTCCACATCGCCTACCGCCGCGCCTATCGACAATCTCCCCCGCAACGAGGAGACGTAGTCCTCATCGATATCGCCGGAGGTAAACAGTTTTTGGTCAAACGAATCGTGGGCCTGCCGGGCGAACGCTTTGCCATCAAACAAGGCGTCGTCCACATCGATGGACAGCCCCTCGAGGAACCGTACGTCAAATCCCACAACCGCACGTGGAACCGACCGGAAATCATCCTCCGCCCGGACGAATACTTCTTCATCGGCGACAATCGATCGATGGACATGCCGCTTCATACCGCCGACACCATTCGAATCGAACGTATTACCGGAAAGGTCATCTATTGA
- a CDS encoding protein BatD encodes MNQTQSMVARLCCSLASPHPVFSKARVARGWFTLFLLLIGLSAAPKDVQAATAEAQLDRATASVGETVTLSLRVEGATLRGGHPPPPSLDGLKVTPAGQSSQISIVNGRRSMQLQLTYQVELEKPGDYTIPSFNVPTDAGTLRTRPLSLKVTKPSPMNLANSPAFLQIAVPKKEVYLGELLPVDIQLYVEEARLVQGPQLTGEGFNVGKIADPTKANTRINNRNLTLVTFRTVVTPVKTGPLSLGPVSMILDVPVPGSRPDVFFGRPSQRMKPTSEEVKITVLPLPAGAPPEFTGAVGKYEMSYTAGPTTLAVGDPITLKLAISGQGAIEGLTLPKLDHWKGFKFYPASTRTELGDPLELGGTKYFEQVVVPQSPETQTLPAFQWSFFDPDERVYRTLTGAAIPLQLSSAAVSSAPPPMLGTNGPAGGADRASGLLHIRPQMGIALQAPRPLWDQPWFLVAQLIPIGLWGVLRLQRLRQESLANNPRLKRQREVGVLVAAGLRDLRTQASGQQPDIFFETMVKVLRAQIGQKLDLPESGLTEAVIDEKLAPRGLPAEAATELHDLFRQSNQFRYAPQMTAAKLTELVPRVEKALNAIKSLPD; translated from the coding sequence ATGAACCAAACTCAGTCGATGGTAGCCCGGCTCTGCTGCAGCCTGGCCTCTCCCCACCCCGTTTTCAGCAAAGCCCGCGTAGCCCGCGGGTGGTTCACGCTTTTCCTGCTTCTCATCGGTCTCAGCGCCGCCCCGAAGGACGTCCAAGCCGCCACCGCCGAAGCTCAACTGGATCGTGCCACCGCATCCGTCGGCGAAACTGTCACCCTGAGTTTGCGGGTCGAAGGAGCCACCTTGCGCGGAGGGCACCCGCCCCCTCCCAGTCTGGACGGCCTCAAGGTTACTCCCGCCGGCCAATCCTCACAAATATCCATAGTCAACGGCCGACGCTCCATGCAACTCCAGCTCACCTACCAGGTAGAGCTGGAAAAGCCCGGAGATTACACCATTCCCTCGTTCAACGTTCCGACGGACGCCGGGACCCTCCGGACTCGCCCGCTCTCCCTCAAGGTCACCAAACCCTCCCCGATGAACCTGGCCAATTCCCCAGCGTTCCTCCAGATCGCCGTCCCGAAGAAGGAAGTCTACCTGGGGGAACTTCTGCCAGTGGATATTCAACTCTATGTAGAGGAAGCTCGCCTCGTTCAAGGACCTCAGCTCACTGGCGAAGGATTCAACGTCGGCAAGATCGCCGATCCTACCAAGGCCAATACGCGGATCAACAACCGCAACCTGACGCTCGTCACCTTCCGCACGGTTGTCACTCCGGTCAAGACCGGGCCGTTGTCCCTAGGCCCCGTGTCGATGATTCTCGATGTCCCCGTCCCCGGCAGTCGCCCGGATGTGTTCTTCGGCCGACCCAGCCAACGGATGAAACCAACGTCCGAGGAGGTCAAGATCACGGTGTTACCCTTGCCCGCCGGCGCCCCTCCTGAGTTCACCGGCGCGGTTGGCAAATATGAGATGAGCTATACCGCGGGCCCCACCACCCTGGCGGTCGGCGATCCGATCACCCTCAAGCTGGCCATCTCCGGACAGGGAGCCATCGAAGGACTCACGCTCCCGAAGCTCGATCACTGGAAGGGCTTTAAGTTCTATCCCGCCAGCACCCGCACGGAGCTGGGAGATCCCCTGGAGCTGGGAGGCACCAAGTATTTCGAGCAAGTGGTCGTGCCTCAAAGTCCGGAAACCCAAACGCTCCCGGCCTTCCAATGGAGCTTTTTCGATCCGGATGAGCGAGTCTATCGGACGCTCACTGGTGCCGCGATTCCCCTGCAACTCAGCTCTGCAGCGGTCTCGAGCGCTCCGCCGCCGATGCTGGGAACCAATGGCCCGGCCGGAGGGGCAGACCGAGCCTCGGGACTCCTCCATATCCGGCCGCAAATGGGCATCGCTCTGCAAGCGCCCCGTCCCCTGTGGGATCAACCTTGGTTCCTGGTAGCTCAGCTGATTCCCATCGGATTGTGGGGCGTGCTCCGCCTCCAGCGGCTGCGACAGGAGTCCTTGGCCAACAACCCGCGACTGAAGCGTCAGCGCGAAGTCGGAGTTCTGGTCGCCGCCGGCCTCCGGGATCTGCGGACGCAAGCGAGCGGACAACAGCCGGACATCTTTTTCGAAACCATGGTGAAGGTGTTGCGCGCCCAGATCGGCCAGAAACTGGACCTCCCGGAATCCGGCCTGACGGAAGCAGTCATCGACGAGAAACTCGCGCCGCGGGGCCTTCCAGCGGAGGCAGCAACCGAACTCCACGACTTGTTCCGCCAGAGCAATCAGTTTCGATATGCCCCCCAAATGACTGCCGCAAAACTCACTGAGTTGGTTCCACGGGTGGAGAAGGCCTTGAACGCGATCAAGAGCCTGCCGGATTAA
- a CDS encoding 2-isopropylmalate synthase, with protein MKNQKILIFDTTLRDGEQCPGASMNLREKLEVARQLARLNVDVIEAGFPVISEGDFTAVQTIAKEVKGPIIAGLARCVAKDIDAAGAAVKPAGKRGRIHVFLATSKIHREFKLGKAQDEIIRLAVEGVKRAKSFVDDVEFSPEDASRTEPDFLIQVCRAVVAAGATTVNIPDTVGWAVPDQFGALIRQLYQGVAEFRSGKAIISVHCHNDLGLAVANSLAAVQNGARQVECTVNGIGERAGNASLEEIVMSLKTRADVYRDFECGVRSREIVKSSRLVSRMSGLVVQRSKAIVGENAFAHSSGIHQDGILKKRETYEIMDPCEVGWGKTELPLTKHSGRAAVSARLKHLGFKMTEAEVAAIFARFKEIGDKKKFVYDDDLATLVEGHITEIPETWALEYLNVTSGNQTIPTATVRLRQAQAKEPVTDAGTGDGPVDATLKAIDRLTKTRGILIDYSLRAVSQGKDALGEVTIKADFGSGELISGKGASTDIIEASARAYLNAVNRFLNEASSQPKAKKRSNP; from the coding sequence ATGAAAAACCAGAAAATCTTGATCTTCGACACCACGCTCCGCGATGGCGAGCAATGCCCCGGCGCATCGATGAACCTCCGCGAGAAGCTGGAGGTAGCCCGGCAACTGGCACGGCTGAACGTGGATGTGATCGAAGCCGGATTTCCCGTGATCAGCGAAGGCGACTTTACCGCGGTCCAAACCATCGCCAAAGAGGTCAAGGGGCCCATCATCGCCGGGCTCGCCCGTTGTGTGGCCAAGGACATTGATGCCGCGGGAGCCGCCGTGAAGCCCGCGGGCAAGCGCGGACGGATTCATGTCTTCCTCGCCACCTCAAAAATCCACCGTGAATTCAAGCTCGGCAAGGCCCAGGACGAGATCATCCGCCTCGCGGTGGAAGGGGTGAAGCGAGCCAAAAGCTTCGTCGATGATGTGGAGTTTTCTCCCGAGGACGCCTCCCGTACGGAACCCGACTTTTTGATCCAGGTCTGCCGTGCAGTCGTCGCCGCCGGCGCCACCACCGTCAACATCCCTGACACCGTCGGATGGGCTGTCCCCGATCAGTTCGGTGCCCTGATCCGACAGCTCTACCAGGGGGTGGCCGAGTTCCGTTCCGGCAAGGCCATTATCAGCGTTCATTGCCACAACGACTTGGGTTTGGCGGTCGCGAACTCGCTCGCCGCCGTGCAGAACGGAGCCCGCCAAGTCGAATGCACCGTGAATGGCATCGGCGAACGCGCCGGCAATGCCTCGCTCGAGGAGATCGTGATGAGCCTCAAAACTCGGGCCGATGTGTACCGCGACTTCGAGTGCGGCGTTCGCTCGCGCGAGATCGTGAAATCATCCCGGCTGGTCTCCCGCATGAGTGGACTCGTGGTGCAGCGCAGCAAGGCCATCGTGGGTGAGAACGCCTTTGCGCACTCCAGCGGCATTCACCAGGATGGGATTCTCAAGAAACGGGAGACCTACGAGATCATGGATCCCTGCGAGGTAGGATGGGGCAAAACGGAGCTTCCGTTGACCAAGCACAGCGGCCGCGCCGCGGTTTCAGCCCGCTTAAAGCACCTCGGATTCAAAATGACCGAGGCCGAAGTGGCGGCCATCTTCGCCCGATTCAAGGAGATCGGCGACAAGAAGAAGTTTGTCTACGACGACGATCTCGCCACCTTGGTTGAAGGACATATCACGGAGATTCCGGAGACCTGGGCTCTGGAGTATCTTAACGTGACCAGTGGCAACCAAACCATCCCGACGGCGACGGTTCGTTTGCGTCAGGCCCAAGCTAAGGAGCCCGTCACCGATGCCGGGACTGGAGATGGACCCGTCGATGCGACGCTCAAAGCCATCGATCGGCTGACCAAGACCCGCGGCATTCTTATCGACTACTCCTTGCGCGCCGTTTCCCAGGGAAAGGACGCGCTCGGCGAAGTCACCATCAAGGCCGATTTCGGATCTGGTGAGCTGATCTCTGGAAAGGGAGCCAGCACCGACATCATCGAAGCCAGCGCGCGGGCCTACCTGAACGCGGTGAACCGCTTCCTGAACGAAGCCAGCTCCCAGCCCAAAGCGAAGAAGCGATCCAACCCGTAA
- the ispE gene encoding 4-(cytidine 5'-diphospho)-2-C-methyl-D-erythritol kinase, with protein sequence MLLAPFLFPMLELESPCKVNLVLNILGKRPDGFHELETVMFPVPLTDRLRFESSASTSALTLTCSDPTLAVDSTNLVHRAASAFLREAGIQQGLRLHLEKRIPMAAGLGGGSGNAATTLLGLNQLFGNPLTPGVLDKLAAGLGSDVPFFLQSKPALATGRGEQVTSLESQRALHGCALFLVHPGFGISTPWAYQQLARFPSAIHGTPGRAQAMAQALQSEDRNQVGRLLYNSLEAPALEKYPVLSVYQEFLAKAGALGQLMSGSGSTTFALFSGLEAALKAEASFKEVFTSCWTSSVQL encoded by the coding sequence ATGCTGTTGGCGCCTTTTTTATTTCCCATGCTGGAGCTCGAGTCCCCCTGCAAGGTCAATCTGGTTCTGAATATCCTCGGGAAGAGGCCGGATGGATTTCATGAACTTGAGACGGTGATGTTTCCAGTGCCGCTGACCGACCGGCTTCGCTTCGAATCGTCAGCCTCTACCTCGGCTCTCACGCTGACCTGCAGCGATCCCACTCTGGCTGTCGACTCGACGAACTTGGTCCACCGCGCAGCCAGCGCCTTTCTCCGCGAGGCTGGGATTCAACAGGGACTGCGCCTGCACCTCGAAAAGCGGATTCCGATGGCTGCCGGCCTCGGGGGAGGAAGTGGAAACGCGGCCACGACGCTCCTGGGATTGAATCAGCTTTTCGGCAACCCACTGACGCCGGGCGTGCTGGATAAGCTGGCGGCGGGGCTAGGTTCTGATGTGCCCTTTTTTCTGCAATCCAAGCCGGCCCTGGCGACAGGACGCGGGGAGCAGGTGACTTCCTTGGAATCCCAGCGGGCGCTCCACGGTTGCGCCCTGTTTCTGGTACACCCGGGGTTTGGCATCTCCACCCCCTGGGCCTATCAGCAGCTGGCGCGATTTCCTTCGGCGATCCACGGCACTCCCGGGCGAGCTCAGGCGATGGCCCAGGCGTTGCAGTCGGAGGACCGCAACCAGGTAGGACGTTTGCTCTACAACTCGCTCGAAGCGCCAGCGTTGGAGAAGTATCCGGTGTTGAGCGTTTATCAGGAGTTTTTGGCCAAAGCCGGCGCGCTGGGGCAACTGATGTCGGGGAGCGGGTCAACAACCTTTGCGTTGTTCTCAGGCCTCGAGGCTGCCCTGAAGGCAGAGGCCTCCTTCAAGGAAGTGTTTACGTCTTGTTGGACATCGTCGGTGCAGCTCTAG
- a CDS encoding DUF4126 domain-containing protein, whose product METFLALCVGLGLSAACGFRVFVPMLGISIAAHSGHLTLASDFQWLGSTAALIALSIATALEIGAYYVPWLDNFLDTVASPAAVVAGVMVSASVMTDMSPFLRWGLAIIAGGGIAAAVQATTVVARGASTLTTGGLGNPLLASVELGGSVLSTGLAVMAPVFAVVAALTIVGLVGVTVVRRRQRFSKQTS is encoded by the coding sequence ATGGAAACCTTTCTTGCTCTGTGTGTTGGACTCGGACTGAGTGCCGCCTGCGGCTTCCGCGTTTTCGTGCCCATGCTGGGAATCAGCATCGCCGCTCACTCGGGCCATCTGACCTTGGCATCCGACTTCCAGTGGCTTGGATCGACCGCTGCGCTCATTGCTCTCAGCATCGCAACCGCCCTGGAGATCGGAGCTTACTATGTGCCCTGGCTGGACAACTTTCTCGACACCGTCGCTTCCCCGGCAGCCGTAGTGGCGGGCGTGATGGTGTCGGCATCGGTCATGACGGACATGAGCCCATTCCTACGCTGGGGCTTGGCCATCATCGCGGGCGGTGGCATTGCCGCTGCCGTCCAAGCCACCACGGTGGTCGCCCGAGGGGCCTCGACCCTGACCACTGGCGGACTCGGTAACCCCTTGCTGGCCAGCGTTGAACTCGGTGGATCCGTGCTCTCCACCGGTTTAGCAGTGATGGCTCCGGTGTTCGCCGTGGTCGCCGCGCTCACGATCGTGGGTTTGGTCGGGGTCACGGTGGTCCGCCGCCGTCAACGTTTTTCCAAACAAACCAGTTGA
- a CDS encoding SRPBCC family protein, with protein sequence MKLFNFNREIWLPKPVADLFPFFADAQNLETLTPPWVQFKILTPLPIRMHAGALIDYRLKIHGFPVRWQTEITAWEPPFRFVDEQKRGPYRLWIHEHRFVEKDGGTLMTDQIRYAVYGGGLIEKLFVRRDVEKIFDYRNRKMSELFGGTQEPLPLAG encoded by the coding sequence GTGAAGCTCTTTAACTTTAATCGGGAAATCTGGCTGCCCAAGCCGGTGGCCGACCTTTTTCCCTTCTTCGCTGATGCCCAAAATCTGGAGACTTTAACGCCACCGTGGGTACAGTTTAAAATTCTGACTCCGCTCCCGATTCGCATGCACGCCGGAGCTTTGATCGATTACCGGCTCAAGATTCATGGATTTCCCGTGCGCTGGCAGACCGAGATCACTGCATGGGAGCCTCCGTTCCGCTTTGTGGACGAACAAAAACGCGGTCCCTATCGGCTTTGGATCCACGAACATCGGTTTGTGGAGAAGGACGGCGGCACCCTGATGACCGATCAGATTCGCTATGCGGTGTATGGGGGTGGCTTAATTGAAAAGCTGTTCGTTCGACGGGATGTTGAAAAGATTTTCGACTACCGAAACCGAAAGATGAGCGAGCTCTTCGGCGGAACCCAGGAGCCCCTGCCGTTGGCCGGGTAA